Proteins from a genomic interval of Callospermophilus lateralis isolate mCalLat2 chromosome 1, mCalLat2.hap1, whole genome shotgun sequence:
- the Cep41 gene encoding centrosomal protein of 41 kDa isoform X2 produces MSFRRHIGNPEYLTKRIPQNPKYQHVKSRLDTGNSMTKYIEKLEEIKKNYRYKKDELFKRLKVTTFAQLVIQVASLSDQTLEVTTEEIQRLEDNDSASSDPDAEIAARTNGKGNPGEQSPSPVQFINSAGAGDSSRSTLQSVISGVGELDLDKGLVKKAEPNTKDKPYSDCPFLLLDVRDRDSYQQCHIIGAYSYPIATLSRTMNPYSNDILEYKNAHGKIIILYDDDERLASQAATTMCERGFENLFMLSGGLKVLAQKFPEGLITGSLPASCQQAPPPGSARKRSSPKVPPPPAENKWRFTPEDLKKIGYYLEEDQGRTDNPSRLNQTNSSGRDSKVPSARSSQNLPTGIPAGHSNPRALGSGHLQGKPWK; encoded by the exons GTAACAGTATGACGAAATACATTGAGAAGCTAGAAGAGATCAAAAAAA ATTATAGATACAAAAAAGATGAGCTTTTCAAGAGACTAAAAGTTACCACTTTTGCCCAACTG GTCATCCAAGTTGCTTCTCTATCTGATCAAACACTGGAAGTGACAACTGAGGAGATCCAAAGGCTAGAAG ACAATGATTCTGCATCTTCAGACCCCGATGCTGAAATTGCTGCCAGGACCAATGGAAAAGGGAACCCCGGTGAGCAGTCACCCAGCCCAGTCCAGTTCATCAACAGTGCGGGAGCAGGGGACTCTAGTCGCTCTACTCTTCAGAG CGTCATCAGTGGTGTCGGGGAACTGGATCTAGACAAAGGGCTAGTGAAGAAAGCAGAGCCTAACACCAAAGACAAACCTTATTCTGACTGCCCCTTCCTGCTGCTAGATGTTCGTGATAGAGATTCTTACCAGCAGTGCCACATCATCGGAG CTTACAGTTACCCAATTGCAACTCTGTCTAGAACGATGAACCCCTATTCAAATGATATTCTTGAATAT AAAAATGCTCACGGCAAGATCATCATTCTGTATGACGACGACGAAAGACTGGCCAGCCAGGCGGCCACCACCATGTGTGAGCGGGGGTTTGAAAACCTCTTCATGCTTTCTGGAG GTCTAAAAGTCTTAGCTCAGAAATTCCCAGAAGGACTGATTACTGGTTCCCTGCCAGCATCTTGCCAGCAGGCCCCACCTCCTGGTTCTGCCCGGAAACGATCCAGCCCCAAAGTGCCACCCCCACCGGCTGAGAACAAATGGAGATTTACCCCAGAAGACTTAAAAAAGATAGGATATTATCTGGAAGAGGATCAGGGTCGCACAGACAATCCTA GCCGGCTGAACCAAACTAACTCCTCTGGAAGAGACTCCAAGGTGCCTAGTGCCCGCAGTAGTCAGAACCTGCCCACTGGGATCCCTGCTGGCCACTCGAACCCCCGAGCACTTGGCAGTGGCCACCTGCAAGGCAAACCCTGGAAGTAA
- the Cep41 gene encoding centrosomal protein of 41 kDa isoform X3, translated as MTKYIEKLEEIKKNYRYKKDELFKRLKVTTFAQLVIQVASLSDQTLEVTTEEIQRLEDNDSASSDPDAEIAARTNGKGNPGEQSPSPVQFINSAGAGDSSRSTLQSVISGVGELDLDKGLVKKAEPNTKDKPYSDCPFLLLDVRDRDSYQQCHIIGAYSYPIATLSRTMNPYSNDILEYKNAHGKIIILYDDDERLASQAATTMCERGFENLFMLSGGLKVLAQKFPEGLITGSLPASCQQAPPPGSARKRSSPKVPPPPAENKWRFTPEDLKKIGYYLEEDQGRTDNPSRLNQTNSSGRDSKVPSARSSQNLPTGIPAGHSNPRALGSGHLQGKPWK; from the exons ATGACGAAATACATTGAGAAGCTAGAAGAGATCAAAAAAA ATTATAGATACAAAAAAGATGAGCTTTTCAAGAGACTAAAAGTTACCACTTTTGCCCAACTG GTCATCCAAGTTGCTTCTCTATCTGATCAAACACTGGAAGTGACAACTGAGGAGATCCAAAGGCTAGAAG ACAATGATTCTGCATCTTCAGACCCCGATGCTGAAATTGCTGCCAGGACCAATGGAAAAGGGAACCCCGGTGAGCAGTCACCCAGCCCAGTCCAGTTCATCAACAGTGCGGGAGCAGGGGACTCTAGTCGCTCTACTCTTCAGAG CGTCATCAGTGGTGTCGGGGAACTGGATCTAGACAAAGGGCTAGTGAAGAAAGCAGAGCCTAACACCAAAGACAAACCTTATTCTGACTGCCCCTTCCTGCTGCTAGATGTTCGTGATAGAGATTCTTACCAGCAGTGCCACATCATCGGAG CTTACAGTTACCCAATTGCAACTCTGTCTAGAACGATGAACCCCTATTCAAATGATATTCTTGAATAT AAAAATGCTCACGGCAAGATCATCATTCTGTATGACGACGACGAAAGACTGGCCAGCCAGGCGGCCACCACCATGTGTGAGCGGGGGTTTGAAAACCTCTTCATGCTTTCTGGAG GTCTAAAAGTCTTAGCTCAGAAATTCCCAGAAGGACTGATTACTGGTTCCCTGCCAGCATCTTGCCAGCAGGCCCCACCTCCTGGTTCTGCCCGGAAACGATCCAGCCCCAAAGTGCCACCCCCACCGGCTGAGAACAAATGGAGATTTACCCCAGAAGACTTAAAAAAGATAGGATATTATCTGGAAGAGGATCAGGGTCGCACAGACAATCCTA GCCGGCTGAACCAAACTAACTCCTCTGGAAGAGACTCCAAGGTGCCTAGTGCCCGCAGTAGTCAGAACCTGCCCACTGGGATCCCTGCTGGCCACTCGAACCCCCGAGCACTTGGCAGTGGCCACCTGCAAGGCAAACCCTGGAAGTAA